Proteins from a genomic interval of Candidatus Sysuiplasma jiujiangense:
- the gatB gene encoding Asp-tRNA(Asn)/Glu-tRNA(Gln) amidotransferase subunit GatB: MQTPVSLKVGLEIHIYPKTGCKMFCRCSASFLDAPPNTNICPVCTGQPGSKPMPPNLSALTAALQISDIFGMSLSPYPVVTLRKHYFYPDLPSNYQRTSGPVATGGRIGSCRLREIHFEEDPGQYDISKGKVDFNRSGVPLLELVTEPDIASAAEARRLLVDLLFALEYLEVSREEMPFKVDTNISLNGGRRVEIKNINSLNGVVKSVEYETERQLSVIESGGTVEQETRHFDPISGTTVSLRYKESVEDYRYLPDPDILPVDVSGLDYVRRENPFLILRKMTDHGVHEPDARTVVVDRNLLRLYEFLAARTDPKFASVFVARDVKSELNYRSLPSSFLPGIQEGILQIASNYSLSKLSNQNATLLLRALFDGSPIEAKLRDFTENWFGPEHIAETVAKVISENTDAAERYRQGRKEVINFLVGQCMRRLHGKAKPEEVMREIAKALDGIQR, translated from the coding sequence ACTCGAGATACATATTTACCCGAAGACCGGGTGTAAAATGTTCTGCAGGTGCAGTGCCTCATTTCTCGATGCACCGCCGAATACAAACATCTGTCCTGTCTGCACCGGCCAGCCAGGATCCAAACCGATGCCGCCCAATCTCTCCGCTCTGACAGCCGCACTGCAGATTTCTGACATCTTCGGAATGAGCCTTTCGCCCTATCCGGTCGTGACGCTGAGAAAGCATTATTTCTATCCTGATTTGCCAAGCAATTATCAGCGGACCTCGGGTCCTGTTGCAACAGGCGGAAGGATTGGCAGCTGCCGGCTGCGCGAAATTCATTTTGAAGAGGATCCGGGGCAGTATGACATTTCAAAGGGGAAGGTCGATTTCAACCGTTCGGGTGTACCGCTACTCGAACTGGTAACGGAACCGGACATCGCCAGTGCGGCAGAGGCAAGACGGCTGCTTGTGGACCTCCTGTTCGCTCTTGAGTATCTGGAGGTGTCCAGGGAAGAGATGCCTTTCAAGGTGGACACGAATATTTCGCTGAACGGCGGCAGAAGAGTTGAGATCAAGAACATCAATTCCCTGAACGGTGTCGTGAAATCGGTCGAGTATGAAACGGAGCGGCAGCTTTCGGTCATTGAAAGCGGAGGTACCGTCGAACAGGAGACAAGGCATTTCGATCCCATTTCGGGCACAACCGTATCCCTCAGATACAAGGAAAGCGTCGAGGATTACAGGTATCTGCCAGATCCCGACATACTTCCCGTCGATGTTTCCGGGCTGGATTACGTGAGAAGGGAGAATCCTTTTCTCATTCTCAGGAAAATGACGGATCATGGCGTGCATGAGCCTGATGCAAGAACTGTTGTGGTGGACAGGAACCTTCTGCGCCTCTATGAGTTCCTGGCCGCCAGGACTGATCCGAAATTTGCATCCGTTTTCGTGGCCAGGGATGTCAAATCGGAACTCAACTACAGAAGCCTCCCTTCCTCGTTCTTACCGGGGATACAGGAAGGCATACTGCAAATAGCGTCGAACTACAGCCTCTCAAAACTTTCAAACCAGAACGCCACACTATTGCTCCGTGCACTCTTCGACGGCAGCCCCATCGAAGCAAAGCTCCGCGATTTTACTGAAAACTGGTTCGGCCCGGAACACATTGCCGAAACTGTTGCAAAGGTTATATCTGAAAATACGGACGCCGCAGAAAGGTACCGCCAGGGGAGGAAGGAGGTAATTAATTTTCTTGTGGGTCAATGCATGAGGCGTCTTCACGGAAAGGCAAAGCCGGAAGAGGTAATGAGAGAGATTGCGAAGGCGCTTGACGGTATTCAGCGATGA